The genome window ACCACTGGAAATATACACTGGCTTTGTACCAATACGGGTGCGTAATGCTGCACCAATCGTTTCGCCTCGATGTTGTAAAGGTTGCCAACTTCCTTTGATATTCAGTACTTCTTGGTGTTTGCCAACTAACAAAGACTTCGCAACACCAATTGTGGGCATATCTAAAATTAACCCTAAGTGTGAAGCGATACCTAATCGACGCGGATGTGCAATCCCTTGACCATCGCAGAGAATTAAATCTGGTGTTATGTGAATTTTTGCTAAAGCATCAAGTAATGCAGGAATTTCCCGAAACGATAACAACCCTGGTATATAAGGAAATGACGTCTCACGACGAGCGATCGCATACTCTTGCAATTGCAAGTCAGGAAAACTCAACACCGCTACAGCAGCACGACTAATTGTCCCAGAGGCTTCAAATCCCATATCTACCCCAGCAACGTACTGCACAGGTTGAGGAATTTTATCGACAGTTATCACTTCTTTTGTTAATTTTTCTTGAAGCGCGATCGCCTCTTCTATAGTTAGACTCCAAGCATGATGTTGGGGAATTTTCATAAGTTAAGTACCCTATTATTGAGAGTTTTTGCTTCTCTTTTAAAGTATTTATAAAGTTTTGATTATATTCTCTGGATTTTTTACTGTCAGCGGCGATACTAATTGTAGTAGAAGTTAATTTCTAGTGTTTCCTTGTTAGTTCATTCTTTTGCGGTACTTTGATTGAAATAATTGACTGAACACCATTGCCTCAATCCTCTTATTAAAGATTAATTAAAAAATATGCAAGTTAGATTTGATGCTATTAATGGTTTCAAGTCGGGAGCTTTCTTGGCAGGTGGTATTGCACTTTTACTTGCAGCAGTTTTCTTCAAACCTTTTGCCATCGTTAATGCTGGTGAAAGAGGGGTTGTCATGCGCTTCGGTAAAGTTCAAGATACAGTTTTAGATGAAGGCATTCATCCAATTATGCCAGTGGTGACTACTGTTAGAAGTCTCAATGTACGGGTGCAAGAAAGTAGTTTTAATTCTGACGCAGCTTCTAAAGATTTACAGAAAGTGACTACAGAAATTTCGCTGAACTGGCATATTGATCCGGCAAGAGTCAATAAGGTTTATCAACAAGTTGGCAGTGAAGAACAAATCATTACTGGAATTATTACTCCGGCAGTATCAGAAGTCCTCAAGGCAGCTACTGCTAAAAAAACCGCTGAACAAATTATTACTGAAAGAACAGATCTCAAAGAAGAAATTGATAAACAACTTGAAAATCGCCTAGCCAATTATGGTGTTGTTGTTGATGATGTCTCGCTTGTGAATTTTGCCTTCTCGCCAGAGTTTAGTAAGGCAATTGAATCAAAACAAATTGCTGAACAAGAAGCAAAACAAGCAGAGTTTATTGCTTTAAGAGCATCTAAGGAGGCGATCGCCGAAGTCAACCGTGCCAAAGGACAAGCAGAAGCACAAAGACTGCAAAGACTAACACTAACCTCAGAACTCCTGCAAAAACAAGCAATAGAAAAGTGGGATGGTCGTTTTCCTACCGTAATGGGCGGTAACGGGACACTACCGTTGATTAATATCGATGCTGCTAGTGTAACGAGTCGCAAGTAATTCTGATTCTATCTGATAGCAGAGGGATCTCCCTAAAGCTTTTTGTAAAATATTTAACAGAAAGCAAAAGTAAATCGTACTACGGGAGAGCTAATGCACCATCCTGATTTTTCCAAATGGTTGACAACAGCATATTTGCTGGCATACCAAGCTGATGAAGACGAACCTGCTACCTCTACAGGGCGTAAAGGCTGGCGTCAACGACTGCAAGACAAGTTGAAACGTACTAGCTAGTAAGAAGACTAGAACAAACACAAGTTAGGTTAACGGATATTTCAACTCATCACTTCAAGAAAGATTCCCACAAATCTTACACTAGAGAAAATTCGTGAAGCTGAATCGAGTTGATTATTAATGAATGACCCGCTTCCTACTCGCACACCGAACATTCAAGCTGAACTTGCCAAAGAGCGTAACCGCGCGGCAGCTGAGCGTACTTTAATGGCATGGATTCGGACTTGTTTAGCACTAATCAGCTTTGGATTTGGGATTGATCGAATTGTCAGTGCTATTCGTAGCTTACAACCTGAAAGCTTCAATCCTGTACGATTTTCTCGGATTCTTGGTTTAGCTTTTGTTGCGTTAGGAACGTATGCCATGATTATGGCATCAATCGAGCATCGTCAAGAACTCAAGCGTATTCAACGTGAAGAAGATTATCTTTATAGATCGCGTCGTTCTCTAGGGTTAAGTGTCGCGATCGCACTCGTTTGTATTGGCATTATTGCGTTTATCGGAATTTTGTTTTAACAAGTGTCTCAGCAACCAACTAATATTACCAATGAACTTGCCAAACAACGCAATCGAGCGGCGGCGGAACGAACTTTGGTTAGTTGGATTCAAAATTGCTTGACGCTAATTGGTTTTGGTATTGCTTTTGATCGCATTTTCAACGCCGTAAATCAGACGTTTTCTAGAAATGATGCCACACTGAATGCACAAATAGCTCAGATTGTTGGCTTAAGCGCGATCGCACTCGGTATTTTTCTTTTAGTTTTAGCCATCATCAGCTACCTCAAAGATGTTCGTTCGATTGCACAATCTGACTATTTATACCGACCAATTCATACTTCGACTGCATTCGTCGTTACTGCAATTATTCTATTTGGGCTAGTGACTCTCGTTGCTATTTTTATGACTACAGTATTAATTTCTAAAATCCAAATTTTCTTACCAGCCTAAAATC of Gloeocapsopsis sp. IPPAS B-1203 contains these proteins:
- the nfi gene encoding deoxyribonuclease V (cleaves DNA at apurinic or apyrimidinic sites), whose product is MKIPQHHAWSLTIEEAIALQEKLTKEVITVDKIPQPVQYVAGVDMGFEASGTISRAAVAVLSFPDLQLQEYAIARRETSFPYIPGLLSFREIPALLDALAKIHITPDLILCDGQGIAHPRRLGIASHLGLILDMPTIGVAKSLLVGKHQEVLNIKGSWQPLQHRGETIGAALRTRIGTKPVYISSGHRVSLPTAIDYVLQCTPKYRLPETTRIADKLSKSD
- a CDS encoding prohibitin family protein; the encoded protein is MQVRFDAINGFKSGAFLAGGIALLLAAVFFKPFAIVNAGERGVVMRFGKVQDTVLDEGIHPIMPVVTTVRSLNVRVQESSFNSDAASKDLQKVTTEISLNWHIDPARVNKVYQQVGSEEQIITGIITPAVSEVLKAATAKKTAEQIITERTDLKEEIDKQLENRLANYGVVVDDVSLVNFAFSPEFSKAIESKQIAEQEAKQAEFIALRASKEAIAEVNRAKGQAEAQRLQRLTLTSELLQKQAIEKWDGRFPTVMGGNGTLPLINIDAASVTSRK
- a CDS encoding DUF202 domain-containing protein, producing the protein MNDPLPTRTPNIQAELAKERNRAAAERTLMAWIRTCLALISFGFGIDRIVSAIRSLQPESFNPVRFSRILGLAFVALGTYAMIMASIEHRQELKRIQREEDYLYRSRRSLGLSVAIALVCIGIIAFIGILF
- a CDS encoding DUF202 domain-containing protein; amino-acid sequence: MSQQPTNITNELAKQRNRAAAERTLVSWIQNCLTLIGFGIAFDRIFNAVNQTFSRNDATLNAQIAQIVGLSAIALGIFLLVLAIISYLKDVRSIAQSDYLYRPIHTSTAFVVTAIILFGLVTLVAIFMTTVLISKIQIFLPA